One genomic segment of Roseivirga misakiensis includes these proteins:
- the mltG gene encoding endolytic transglycosylase MltG: MQKRKRFMIGLVIFSVILTSFSFYFYQVFYGSNILREGSATAILIDNDDTFDSLRNKAYDRKIVDDILSFSFVSKVLGYQDNIKPGLYLFEPEMTNLAIVRRLRAGDQIPIDLTFNNIRFKEQLADKIAESTGINRSEFLSLLNNEAYINELGFTKETIMAMFIPNTYEVYWTISAKGLFSRMQKEFEKFWNADRKAKAEALGLTPVEVSTLAAIVQDECSIQSESPKIAGLYVNRIKENMLLQADPTVKFALGDFTIQRVLTADTRIDSPYNTYKYRGLPPGPINLPTIKSLDAVLNYEKHDYLYMCAKEDFSGYHRFAKTLTEHNRNARLFQQEMNRRKIYR; this comes from the coding sequence ATGCAGAAAAGAAAGCGTTTTATGATCGGTTTGGTGATCTTCTCGGTGATCCTCACCTCCTTCTCGTTCTACTTCTATCAAGTATTCTACGGCAGTAATATTCTGAGAGAAGGATCGGCGACGGCGATCTTAATTGACAATGACGATACCTTCGATTCGCTTCGCAATAAAGCATACGATCGTAAAATAGTAGACGATATTTTATCCTTTAGTTTCGTATCGAAAGTTTTAGGTTATCAAGACAACATAAAGCCTGGTTTATACCTTTTTGAACCCGAAATGACAAACCTAGCCATCGTTCGTAGACTGAGAGCTGGTGATCAGATACCGATTGACCTCACTTTTAACAACATTCGCTTTAAAGAACAGCTTGCCGATAAAATTGCGGAAAGTACCGGAATCAATAGATCGGAATTCTTATCGCTATTGAATAATGAGGCATATATCAATGAGCTAGGGTTTACCAAAGAGACGATCATGGCCATGTTCATCCCTAACACTTATGAGGTTTACTGGACCATATCAGCAAAAGGTCTTTTTTCTCGAATGCAAAAGGAGTTCGAGAAATTCTGGAATGCCGATAGAAAAGCGAAAGCTGAAGCTTTGGGGCTGACACCAGTAGAGGTGTCGACTTTAGCAGCTATTGTTCAAGACGAGTGCTCTATTCAAAGTGAAAGCCCTAAAATAGCAGGACTTTACGTAAACAGAATCAAGGAAAATATGCTCCTACAGGCTGACCCGACGGTTAAATTTGCGCTAGGAGATTTTACTATCCAACGTGTATTGACTGCCGATACTAGAATTGATAGCCCATACAACACTTATAAGTATCGAGGACTTCCTCCTGGGCCGATTAACTTACCAACCATCAAGTCCTTGGATGCGGTTCTGAATTACGAAAAGCATGACTATCTTTATATGTGTGCCAAAGAGGATTTCTCTGGTTATCACCGTTTTGCTAAAACGTTGACAGAACACAATAGAAACGCACGTCTTTTTCAACAAGAGATGAATAGAAGAAAGATATATCGCTAA
- a CDS encoding acyl-CoA thioesterase yields the protein MYSASTQIRVRYAETDQMSYVYYGNYAMYYEVGRVEALRQLGFEYKRLEEQGVMMPVHDLECKYLAPAKYDELLTVKVIIKELPKVRMIFEYEVSNEVGELVNRGKTTLVFINMETNRPCRAPEELTDVLMPYFK from the coding sequence ATGTATAGTGCCTCTACCCAAATTAGGGTAAGATATGCCGAAACTGACCAAATGTCTTATGTATACTATGGCAACTATGCCATGTACTATGAGGTGGGCAGGGTTGAAGCGTTGCGCCAATTGGGGTTTGAGTATAAAAGGTTAGAAGAACAAGGGGTCATGATGCCTGTTCATGACCTTGAATGTAAATACCTAGCGCCCGCCAAATACGATGAGCTACTGACTGTGAAGGTCATCATCAAAGAGTTACCAAAAGTCAGAATGATCTTTGAGTATGAAGTCAGCAATGAAGTGGGCGAATTGGTAAACCGCGGTAAAACAACGTTGGTTTTTATTAACATGGAAACGAACCGTCCGTGTAGAGCTCCAGAGGAATTAACTGATGTCTTAATGCCTTATTTCAAATGA
- a CDS encoding YihY/virulence factor BrkB family protein gives MKRKFLALILENPLYLKLVDLLQHIKVGKAKVGLYDAIMIFIQKLSNDRLLARANGVAFSFTMAIFPAIIFLFTLTPYIQNFFPDVTNDEIIGFLENILPENLYAAADSTIHDIINKQRGGLLSFGFVLTLILSTNGMNSLMSAFNASYKTKETRGFLKMRFIATVLIFILALSVLISVGLLVVGQQLLESNSARELIQEKISIDILIVLRFLALYIVFQVAISSIYYLAPAVHKRWHFMSVGSVFSTFAIIIAFFGFSFYINNFGTYNRLYGSIGVLLVLMVLLFIISLILLVGFEMNAAFDKAKTKKLEIEKI, from the coding sequence ATGAAACGGAAATTTCTAGCACTCATACTAGAAAACCCGCTTTACTTAAAGCTAGTAGACCTTTTACAACATATAAAAGTTGGGAAAGCCAAGGTTGGTCTATACGACGCTATAATGATTTTTATACAGAAGCTGAGTAACGATAGGTTATTAGCCCGAGCCAATGGCGTGGCGTTTAGTTTTACTATGGCCATATTTCCAGCTATTATATTCTTATTTACCTTAACGCCTTACATACAGAATTTCTTCCCAGACGTCACAAATGATGAAATCATTGGTTTTCTGGAAAACATACTACCCGAAAACTTATACGCTGCTGCCGATTCTACAATTCATGACATTATCAATAAACAACGTGGTGGATTACTCTCCTTTGGTTTTGTGCTAACGTTGATTTTATCTACCAATGGCATGAATTCGCTCATGAGTGCCTTCAATGCCAGCTATAAGACCAAAGAAACGCGTGGTTTTTTAAAAATGAGATTTATTGCCACTGTTCTAATATTCATTTTAGCCTTATCGGTTTTAATCTCTGTAGGCTTACTAGTGGTTGGTCAACAGCTTCTTGAAAGCAACAGTGCAAGGGAGCTCATTCAGGAGAAAATTTCGATTGATATACTGATCGTTCTCCGATTTCTGGCCTTATATATTGTCTTTCAAGTAGCTATTTCGAGCATCTATTACTTAGCGCCAGCCGTACATAAAAGGTGGCACTTTATGAGTGTTGGTTCAGTTTTTTCAACCTTCGCCATTATCATCGCTTTTTTCGGTTTCTCCTTCTATATCAACAATTTTGGTACTTATAACCGCCTTTACGGATCTATTGGAGTACTATTGGTATTAATGGTGCTGTTGTTTATAATTTCCCTAATTCTATTGGTGGGATTCGAAATGAATGCGGCTTTCGACAAAGCGAAAACGAAAAAATTAGAGATAGAAAAAATTTAA
- a CDS encoding TlpA disulfide reductase family protein: MKKKLFIFIALIFSLISISYGQGVIVEGRLSSSNDQAKEITIKGTIKGFADNTKVTLAHGSTGKVLATAVFKNEKFSITTNTRDTLLVGLYIENLEVELHQNEFTVFYIEDKDIEIIGEKGEVKYSKIEGGPVLRQYRDHMDMVEPFYREADVLLAKQLEAYQRDPKSAEFDSITAEVQKVNWKPHEIALKLLEENPSDYYSLVSLRNAMPLMKPREVAKYFQVIDEGLKKLPLAKSIEARINANQVKIGKIAPDFELTSLAGDKVKLSDFKGQYVLIDFWASWCGPCRVENRNLVPIYKDYSKKGFEIISVSTDVNKEPWAKASKKDGIIWKDVIDNNVQQTSTDYNVLLIPTNFLVDPSGKVIEKNLKGEALLNKLKTIYSEKQ; the protein is encoded by the coding sequence ATGAAAAAGAAGTTATTCATATTCATTGCTTTAATCTTTTCGTTAATCTCAATATCGTATGGTCAAGGTGTTATCGTTGAAGGCCGCCTGTCTTCCTCAAACGATCAAGCAAAAGAGATAACCATTAAAGGTACTATCAAAGGTTTTGCGGATAACACGAAAGTGACCCTAGCCCATGGTTCAACGGGTAAGGTCTTGGCGACGGCCGTTTTCAAAAATGAAAAATTTAGTATTACTACAAATACAAGAGATACGCTTTTAGTAGGGCTTTACATTGAAAATCTGGAAGTTGAACTTCACCAAAATGAATTTACAGTCTTCTATATAGAGGATAAAGACATTGAAATAATTGGCGAAAAAGGTGAAGTGAAATACAGCAAAATAGAGGGTGGTCCGGTACTGCGTCAGTATAGAGACCATATGGATATGGTAGAACCATTCTATAGAGAAGCAGATGTATTATTAGCAAAACAGCTGGAAGCATATCAGAGAGATCCAAAATCAGCAGAATTTGATTCAATCACAGCTGAAGTGCAAAAAGTGAATTGGAAGCCTCATGAAATTGCATTGAAATTACTAGAAGAAAACCCATCTGACTATTACAGCTTGGTAAGCTTACGCAATGCTATGCCTTTGATGAAGCCTAGAGAAGTTGCGAAATACTTTCAGGTAATTGATGAGGGTTTGAAAAAACTTCCGTTAGCCAAGTCTATAGAAGCTAGGATTAATGCAAATCAAGTCAAAATAGGTAAAATAGCACCTGACTTTGAGTTAACAAGTTTGGCAGGTGATAAGGTCAAACTGTCTGATTTTAAAGGCCAATATGTTCTTATAGATTTTTGGGCTAGTTGGTGCGGGCCGTGCAGAGTCGAGAACAGAAATTTAGTCCCTATCTATAAAGATTATAGTAAGAAGGGGTTTGAAATTATAAGTGTGTCAACAGATGTCAATAAAGAGCCTTGGGCCAAAGCTTCAAAGAAGGACGGTATCATCTGGAAAGATGTAATAGATAATAATGTTCAGCAAACATCGACAGATTATAATGTACTCCTTATCCCAACAAACTTTTTGGTTGACCCGAGTGGGAAAGTAATCGAGAAGAACTTAAAGGGGGAAGCACTTCTGAATAAGCTCAAGACGATTTATAGCGAGAAACAATAG
- a CDS encoding ABC transporter permease — MKDTNPTSRLLKFFRWFCDPEYVDDIEGDLFERYAARSERRNERYAKRKLNMDILLLFRPGIVRSLNSSQKMPFSSLGMHYKYSSRLLRKNTLITLASLTSLVLGVLSSFMIFLWVESELTTDQFHSNYDKIYMPVIQQSANDNLRPFDLAEFLNVDYSQFPEIEKTTTIISIRPERTAIEYDNVDYRTVGIVTDSVFFEIFDFKLQVGDEYKPLQNPTDIILTASFATKIFNDVDPIGKPVKVGQYGLYQVAAIMEDIPSNSTINFDYVIPRHSQELWAIGGINMLLTNNTFDKADFNDKLKEIKEGNRQLRRYNFSVAAFSDNYFEQPLNYILFSKTGDLFYIQVMLLVAGIILIISCLNFTNMQMTFLLSQGKSNAIKQIHGARKVDNYLEVATSRFIYFLASTLITFGLFELVAKKYSSFLNLTLHFRWYEELGIIALGCIIFILIASILSLLRPRSFQSNKSLIDGTIQSKKVYSGKILTTIQYTLSIILIMATGVVFKQFKFMQNKELGFDSSNVISAKVFDLVVFQGDHEDFSKRLQSQEQKYESFKDQLSAIPGIESFTQSRLPMNKEINDYLWKLANSEFEFEQISMLHVDAGLVNTLGIELVEGRFFTDSLDNYMTKRVVVNEAAMKYWGIESVNGARLNGSGPLSGQNEPWEIIGVVKDFHYEHLSRKIEPLVLWLDGGESSAEFTFKINELNFEKTTQEITSVFQDLYPGKFFSYTILDDTINNHYNYEKKQSQIFLLFTVVAIILSSIGLFTFAIYDTQKRTKEIGIRKVTGASTFQIMRLLSGNFIKWVSLAFLIALPISWYAMVEWLSNFANRTPLTWWLFVGAGSVAMMLAVLTVIGQSYNAANRNPVHALRHE, encoded by the coding sequence GTGAAAGATACTAACCCAACTTCCAGATTGCTCAAATTCTTCAGGTGGTTCTGCGATCCTGAATATGTAGATGATATTGAGGGAGATCTATTTGAGCGATATGCAGCCCGATCGGAGCGACGTAATGAACGATACGCTAAGCGAAAACTGAATATGGATATACTTCTATTATTCAGGCCAGGGATTGTAAGGTCACTAAACTCAAGTCAGAAAATGCCTTTCAGTTCGTTAGGGATGCATTATAAATACAGCAGCCGATTATTAAGAAAGAATACACTGATTACGCTGGCCAGCTTGACTAGTTTGGTTTTAGGTGTGCTCAGTAGCTTCATGATTTTTTTATGGGTTGAGTCTGAACTTACTACGGATCAGTTTCACTCCAACTACGATAAGATCTATATGCCTGTTATTCAGCAAAGTGCCAATGATAATTTACGGCCATTTGATCTAGCAGAATTCTTGAATGTAGACTACAGTCAATTTCCTGAAATAGAAAAAACCACAACCATAATTTCTATTCGTCCAGAACGTACGGCTATTGAATATGATAATGTTGACTATCGAACTGTAGGCATTGTTACCGACAGTGTGTTTTTTGAAATATTTGATTTTAAACTACAGGTTGGAGATGAATATAAACCTTTGCAGAATCCTACCGATATTATTCTCACAGCCTCATTTGCCACGAAAATTTTTAATGATGTTGACCCCATTGGTAAACCTGTAAAAGTGGGGCAGTATGGGCTATATCAAGTAGCCGCCATTATGGAGGATATTCCTTCTAATAGTACGATCAATTTTGACTATGTAATTCCAAGACATTCGCAAGAACTTTGGGCCATTGGCGGTATCAACATGCTTTTGACCAATAACACATTCGACAAAGCCGATTTTAATGATAAACTGAAAGAAATTAAGGAGGGTAACCGTCAGTTAAGGAGATATAATTTTTCAGTAGCGGCATTTAGTGATAACTACTTTGAACAGCCATTGAATTATATCCTATTCTCAAAAACAGGTGACTTGTTTTACATCCAAGTCATGTTGTTGGTGGCTGGTATTATACTGATTATCAGTTGTCTCAACTTCACAAACATGCAAATGACTTTCTTGTTGTCGCAGGGTAAGTCGAATGCAATCAAGCAGATTCATGGTGCCAGAAAAGTAGATAACTATTTAGAGGTTGCTACATCCAGATTTATCTATTTCTTGGCGAGTACCCTCATAACTTTTGGACTCTTTGAGCTGGTAGCGAAAAAATACTCTTCTTTCCTTAATCTCACGCTGCATTTTCGATGGTATGAAGAACTTGGAATAATCGCGCTTGGCTGTATCATTTTCATCTTGATCGCTTCAATCCTTTCCTTACTTCGGCCAAGGAGCTTTCAATCGAATAAAAGTCTGATTGATGGAACAATCCAATCTAAAAAAGTCTATTCGGGCAAAATACTCACAACTATACAGTACACACTATCTATCATTTTGATAATGGCCACTGGAGTGGTATTTAAACAGTTCAAGTTCATGCAAAACAAAGAGCTTGGGTTTGATTCTTCAAATGTGATTAGCGCCAAGGTCTTTGATCTGGTTGTATTCCAAGGCGACCACGAGGATTTTAGTAAAAGGCTTCAAAGTCAAGAACAAAAGTATGAGAGCTTCAAGGACCAATTGTCAGCAATACCAGGTATAGAAAGCTTTACTCAATCAAGGCTACCGATGAACAAAGAGATCAATGACTATCTCTGGAAATTAGCGAATAGTGAATTTGAATTTGAGCAGATAAGCATGCTACATGTAGATGCTGGCTTGGTAAATACACTTGGGATAGAATTAGTAGAGGGTAGATTCTTTACCGATTCTCTAGATAATTATATGACTAAAAGGGTGGTAGTAAACGAAGCGGCTATGAAATACTGGGGAATTGAAAGCGTTAATGGTGCTCGGCTCAACGGATCTGGTCCACTGAGTGGTCAAAATGAACCATGGGAGATCATTGGTGTGGTGAAAGACTTTCATTACGAACATCTATCCAGAAAAATCGAACCTTTGGTTTTATGGCTTGATGGAGGCGAATCATCAGCGGAATTCACCTTTAAGATTAATGAGTTGAATTTTGAGAAAACTACCCAAGAGATAACGTCCGTATTTCAGGATTTATATCCAGGAAAGTTTTTCTCTTATACCATTCTAGACGATACCATCAACAATCATTACAACTATGAAAAAAAGCAATCTCAAATCTTCTTGTTATTCACTGTAGTTGCCATAATTCTTAGTTCTATCGGCCTTTTTACTTTTGCGATTTACGATACCCAAAAGCGCACAAAGGAAATTGGTATCAGAAAGGTTACGGGCGCCAGTACTTTTCAGATAATGAGGCTTCTCAGTGGTAATTTCATAAAGTGGGTATCTCTAGCATTTTTAATTGCACTGCCTATTTCTTGGTATGCCATGGTAGAATGGCTCTCAAACTTTGCCAATAGAACACCACTCACTTGGTGGCTCTTTGTAGGGGCAGGTTCTGTGGCAATGATGCTGGCAGTTTTAACAGTAATCGGCCAATCCTATAATGCCGCTAACAGAAATCCTGTACATGCATTAAGACACGAGTGA
- a CDS encoding PadR family transcriptional regulator, which translates to MGKHHLGEFEEIVMLTVAILHGNAYGFSIIEEIEKRLERGVSLGALQVVLKRLEKKGYLQSELGESSAVRGGRKKRYYSVTHLGKNTIRQTREQRMQLWDAIPDVALQYVGK; encoded by the coding sequence ATGGGAAAACATCACTTAGGAGAATTCGAAGAAATCGTCATGCTGACGGTCGCTATCCTGCACGGAAACGCTTATGGGTTTTCGATTATTGAGGAAATAGAAAAAAGGCTTGAAAGAGGAGTAAGCCTTGGAGCATTGCAGGTAGTATTAAAGCGCCTAGAGAAAAAGGGCTATTTACAATCTGAACTTGGAGAAAGTTCCGCAGTAAGAGGTGGTCGAAAGAAGCGGTACTATTCGGTAACTCACCTTGGTAAAAATACCATTAGACAAACAAGGGAACAAAGGATGCAGCTATGGGATGCTATCCCTGATGTCGCGCTTCAATATGTTGGGAAATAA
- a CDS encoding ABC transporter permease, which produces MLKNYFKIAFRNLVKRKVTTFVNLVGLGIGITLTILLILYANYELEYDTFHKSPENTYRLLRTEDLGDNSQIVAKTNPRIMLSVKEEFSEIVNTTLIFKHWDIPLLGDVDNGFYEEDFIFADSSFFDVFGYELIMGDVETALVEPNSIILTETMAEKYFGAENPIGRTIRYQLQYSLKVTGVVKDKGKIGSHFDFDFLASMPTLRQVMNYSILSGSYNGFYSYIQLLPGTDINTFNQKYQLWLADRFPDERIDFQPLLDIHLHSSAISEIEPQSDILFVRVVLIIAIVVIILATINYINSAVSTSIERLKEMGVRMVSGAFGPQIHLQFIFESILTIGIAIIAAFFALYFLIRPFNELLETNLVLDPFSQWDVWLIIAGLILTTAIISGIAPAVVILRMKLTDVLLNVVTIGKIGYLRKGLMVFQFVISVILIVGAFTINRQAAYVKTKDLGFDREGVMVIPIRDMGIHTRFESFKDKALSVAGVTSVSRGNSIPGRPYGSEYYRPDPASPDSILMNIAEIGDDYFETLGIRLLTGIEFEFLKSTDIKPIVVNQTVISAFELDNPTDALGRNIFNMGKKYTIVGVVQDFNYETLHNRIQPLVIHPGEAMEDFMVVRYAGSIAENVSSRIADYWYLNSYEQPFRQSSLTEDMATLYKGEKVWGDIGNISMLASIVIGALGVFGLVSLVVQKRFKEMGLRKVFGASHQNIIGIIYSEFFSILGLTLLVSVPSGYYLSQLWLQDFAYRINVPVDAFVFALALLASVTCLAVLFHTLRALSKNPINALSD; this is translated from the coding sequence ATGCTTAAGAACTACTTCAAAATTGCATTTCGGAACCTAGTCAAAAGAAAAGTCACCACTTTTGTAAACCTTGTTGGCCTGGGCATCGGCATTACGCTTACAATTCTCCTTATTCTCTACGCTAACTACGAACTGGAGTACGACACTTTCCATAAATCACCAGAAAATACTTATCGGCTTTTAAGAACCGAAGACCTCGGAGACAATAGTCAAATTGTGGCCAAGACAAATCCAAGAATTATGCTTTCTGTAAAGGAGGAGTTTTCTGAGATTGTAAATACCACGCTCATTTTTAAGCATTGGGATATTCCGTTACTCGGTGATGTTGATAATGGTTTCTATGAGGAAGATTTCATTTTTGCAGACTCGTCCTTTTTCGATGTCTTCGGGTACGAATTAATAATGGGTGATGTAGAAACCGCCTTGGTTGAACCAAACTCAATCATTCTGACGGAAACTATGGCCGAAAAGTACTTTGGTGCAGAAAACCCAATTGGTCGAACCATCAGATACCAGCTCCAATATAGTTTAAAGGTTACTGGTGTGGTAAAAGATAAAGGTAAGATTGGCTCGCATTTCGACTTTGACTTTTTGGCCTCTATGCCGACTTTACGGCAGGTGATGAACTATAGCATACTCAGCGGTAGCTACAATGGTTTCTACAGTTATATACAACTCCTACCCGGTACGGATATCAATACATTTAACCAGAAATATCAGCTTTGGCTTGCAGATCGATTCCCTGATGAAAGAATAGACTTTCAACCACTCCTAGATATCCATTTACATTCATCCGCAATTTCTGAAATAGAACCCCAAAGCGATATCCTTTTTGTTCGGGTCGTATTGATTATTGCGATCGTCGTGATCATTTTAGCCACTATAAACTATATAAACTCTGCTGTTTCAACCTCTATTGAGCGATTAAAGGAAATGGGAGTCAGGATGGTTTCGGGAGCTTTTGGCCCTCAAATACACCTGCAGTTTATCTTTGAATCTATTCTTACAATCGGTATTGCCATTATTGCGGCCTTTTTCGCACTGTATTTTCTTATTCGGCCTTTCAACGAATTACTCGAAACCAACTTGGTCTTGGACCCATTCAGTCAATGGGATGTTTGGCTAATAATTGCAGGACTTATCCTTACCACTGCCATTATTTCTGGAATTGCGCCTGCAGTCGTTATTCTTAGAATGAAACTTACCGATGTATTGCTCAATGTAGTTACGATCGGCAAAATTGGGTACCTAAGAAAAGGACTCATGGTGTTTCAATTCGTAATCTCCGTTATCCTGATCGTCGGTGCCTTTACCATTAACAGGCAAGCAGCTTATGTAAAAACAAAAGACCTTGGCTTTGATCGTGAAGGCGTAATGGTGATCCCTATCCGCGATATGGGAATTCATACTCGTTTCGAAAGTTTTAAAGACAAAGCACTTTCAGTAGCTGGTGTAACCTCAGTTTCTAGGGGGAATTCAATTCCAGGAAGACCGTATGGTTCCGAGTATTACAGACCCGATCCTGCGAGTCCTGACTCCATATTGATGAATATTGCCGAAATAGGTGATGATTACTTTGAAACACTTGGCATTAGACTCTTAACGGGAATTGAATTTGAGTTTTTGAAAAGTACCGATATCAAGCCGATAGTTGTCAATCAAACCGTTATTTCAGCCTTTGAGCTAGACAACCCAACTGACGCGCTGGGAAGAAACATCTTTAATATGGGTAAAAAGTATACGATCGTTGGCGTGGTTCAGGACTTTAATTACGAAACACTTCACAACCGTATTCAACCACTCGTTATTCACCCAGGAGAAGCTATGGAAGATTTTATGGTTGTTCGCTACGCAGGATCAATCGCCGAAAATGTTTCTAGTCGGATAGCCGATTATTGGTATCTAAACTCTTATGAACAGCCATTTCGACAATCCAGCCTTACAGAAGATATGGCCACCTTATATAAGGGAGAAAAAGTCTGGGGCGATATTGGAAATATTTCTATGCTGGCCTCCATCGTGATCGGTGCACTGGGCGTTTTTGGCCTTGTTTCATTGGTAGTTCAAAAAAGGTTCAAGGAAATGGGGCTGAGAAAAGTATTTGGTGCCTCACACCAAAATATTATCGGCATTATCTACAGTGAATTCTTTTCTATTCTTGGCCTGACTTTACTGGTGTCAGTACCCAGTGGATATTACCTCTCGCAGTTATGGTTGCAAGATTTTGCCTACCGAATCAATGTACCCGTAGATGCCTTCGTTTTTGCCTTGGCCCTACTTGCTTCTGTGACTTGCCTAGCAGTTTTATTCCATACTTTACGGGCACTTTCTAAAAACCCGATCAATGCTTTGAGCGATTAA
- a CDS encoding YHS domain-containing (seleno)protein produces the protein MKRILKSSIILLFVFYASTMLLNAQSGPRWYYNIDENNLAASGNDVVAYHSDDKAVAGSKSFQSIYKEVVYQFTTEANQAVFEKDPEKYLPAFGGWCTYIMGIDEAGGFPPTRLKSDPQNFKIINGKLYFFAKSPRQDFKQIFEAGDQEAVLTRANKFWESRVRFGEMYDGLPPGLNPMARMENLDWVPFLGRWDANASWWLDTAGVNKSAFTGDWTIAYGYDGYGVEDDFLGTPLSYAGTTNGPAIRGYDVVNKEWHMTYIPINQPRSATWLMTAKFVGVGHLEGQMETTDMNGNMILQKIVFKTKTEDSFEWSAHWSWDNGKTWKENTGLVSAKRHH, from the coding sequence ATGAAACGAATTCTTAAATCTTCAATCATACTTCTGTTCGTATTTTACGCTTCAACAATGTTGTTGAATGCACAATCAGGTCCTCGTTGGTATTATAATATCGATGAAAATAATCTAGCCGCGTCTGGAAATGATGTAGTTGCCTACCATTCGGATGACAAGGCGGTCGCTGGTTCTAAATCCTTTCAGTCTATATATAAGGAGGTTGTTTATCAATTTACGACTGAAGCTAATCAAGCTGTTTTCGAAAAAGACCCTGAAAAATACTTGCCAGCATTCGGTGGTTGGTGTACGTACATCATGGGTATAGATGAGGCAGGTGGTTTTCCGCCTACTCGGCTTAAATCCGATCCTCAGAATTTCAAAATAATAAATGGTAAGCTCTACTTTTTTGCGAAGAGTCCTAGGCAAGACTTTAAACAAATATTCGAGGCTGGGGATCAAGAAGCAGTTCTGACCCGTGCTAACAAGTTTTGGGAGAGCCGCGTGAGGTTTGGAGAAATGTACGATGGGTTACCCCCAGGTTTAAACCCAATGGCTAGAATGGAGAATTTAGACTGGGTTCCTTTCTTAGGGCGGTGGGATGCCAATGCAAGTTGGTGGTTGGACACAGCAGGCGTGAATAAATCAGCTTTTACAGGAGACTGGACTATCGCTTACGGTTATGATGGCTACGGTGTTGAAGATGACTTTCTTGGTACACCGCTTTCTTATGCAGGAACTACTAACGGGCCAGCGATCAGAGGATATGATGTGGTTAATAAGGAATGGCATATGACTTACATTCCAATAAATCAACCAAGATCCGCTACATGGTTAATGACAGCAAAATTTGTTGGTGTAGGACATTTGGAAGGGCAAATGGAAACCACTGATATGAATGGAAATATGATCTTACAGAAGATAGTATTTAAAACAAAGACCGAAGATAGTTTCGAATGGAGTGCCCATTGGTCATGGGATAATGGAAAAACCTGGAAAGAGAATACTGGTCTTGTCAGCGCGAAGAGACACCATTAA